The nucleotide window CAGCTGCACTTTATGTGGCTAAAttcagtcaaatcctcacagttcGGTTCCAATATCTAGTATATAGCTCTATCTGAAGAACAACTGTTGTTGGGACTGTTACTTTAATGGTCCAGTACCTGTCTAAAACGATCCCCTGTCTTTCTCAGAAAACTTTGCTAAGTCAGAGTACTATCGCTtggctgttgagcagctgaatgGGAACTCCACAGCTATGGCAAGTCTTGGAGCTCCACCACTCAAGATCCATAACATCCACCTAACTGACCGAAACAACCGGGTGGACCACGCCAGTGCCCAGGTCAGGCTCTGTTAATGATGTCATTAAAGGACACAGTTATGATGCTGAGGTTGACTTGGCCATAGTAATTGATATCAGTCTGTAATCAAAATGGACCTTCTGTACATTAGTGTTTCATGTTCCTGCTCTGATTAACCACAGATTATCCACATTCTCGAATATTTGATCATAATTGGACTATTTATCTTACTggcttttctttttcaatttgtAGCTGAAAATTCCAGTGACTGGATCAAAAACGGGGGGCTATCTGTACACGACTTCTACTAGAGACACCCTCATGAACAGGTACAACAGCTTCTTCACTTTCCTGAAATCTCTGTACATTAAAAGTGTGGACAATCCCAAGACAGCATGTTTATCTGTAAAATTTTGGGGTGAAATTGAATGGCTCTTCAATATGAAAATTATTATAAAGGGAGTAATTACATATACAAAATACACATAGTAGCATGAATGTAGTCCCTCAGCCAACACATCTCTGGAGCTTTGAGGCTAACGTAGCTGGCAAAGTAATGCTAAACACATGTAGGTTTTTTCAGAAAGCTTTTCATACCTGTGAGACTTCATCAAATGGgaatttttgtctgtgtttttttctttattattattttcaaaaatgtccCTTGTTTGAATCATAGGGCAGACACACAATATTAACAGtaagaatattattattattattaataataatcaattaattaaaattaaatgtttagttATTACTTGGGTAAATCTTAAACTTGGCGCTATCTTGGCACCACTTCAAGAGGGGAGTGAGAGAGTTAACAACAGATAAAGAAATCAATGgttaagtaatttattttggccCAAGTATCCATTTAATTTGTGGTCAGGAACGTGTCATATTGTGCATGAAATTACCCCTTTTTGACTCAAGAATAAGGCCCCATTTTGAGCTTGTTTTAGAGTCACCATTCCAGAgatgaggtgtgtgtttttgttctaaAAGTTCCGGTTAGGTTTTTTCCCTTGGCTAAATTCCCATAAAATCTGTCTATTGTTGGATTCACTGGAAAACACATTTCAGGACGAGGTGCCACACAGTGAGATGTTTTGCTGTTTATGTGGACTTTTTAAGGTTTAAAGTTCTCAGGAATCTTAAAACAGAGATAACTGTGAAATGCAAACTGAAATGAAAACTAACGCTTTGGTGGTGCCTCATACGGGGCGATGCAGGACATGGTGGAATATCTAAATGACTGGATCTGTGCTACGGTGAAATTCAAGTAAAAGGCAGTGAAATGTCCTACAACAGCACAGTGTAGGCTGTATTTGACTTCCTCAGTGTGTTTTCTTCTGTATTTATATTAGGAAATTAGATAATTATTTCCTAACCATAATTAAGTGAGTTGTTAAGATTATGAAATTAAGTCATTGTGACGATTTCATAAGTAATTCTCATTGCCACAAATATATTGGGTACAAGATAATAAACTCATAGCCATGATTCAGTgagacactgggaaaacaatACTTTTTGAAATGTGTGGGATATTTAAGAtaattaaaggtgacattcatgatTCTGAGTATGTTTCCTCACGGTTAGCTCCTCTTCACTCTATTTGCACACTGGAAACTGTTCTAATGTGTCTACTATGCCCTAGTGTCAGTAATtggatatgctaggctttctctcgcTGCTCACAGTAGAGAAAAGgtatctggagttttttagacaacgcAAATACGTCCAAACATGGAAAATCATGAACTGATATGAGGGTATTgctatattcctgctccataggtgggtattattgacttattttgctgATTgaggttaaggtggaactgattcTACATTCAGGAGtacactaactgcatgaaagtaaacacagaaccaaagtgctacaaaattaaacaactcgagttacaaatgagtttgtaGTAATACAAATTAGGAATAAAATATCAGAggagttaaacttcagccacatacaaacaacagtcattttgtttcccTCAGACCtaccatttcaccttaaaagacatagagcttctgaacgtaaacaaaccagagagaacagtacTTCTCCAGAATCATCAATGTTGCCTTTAAGCCATAGACCTGACTTAGTGAGACATGGGAATGAGATAATGAACTTGCTATAATTAagtctttttattttacttaattatataattaattttctttattatttaatgatatGTAATTATTAGAACTTAATTTTCTTATACTGACACCTTACTAATTTATGATTGTGAATTAGTATCCTTTTCTCATCAAACACAAACTttataatgtaattttaatCCACCCCCTGGTGCTCAGTGATGTCATTAAAACTCAGAAGATGCTTCATAGGCAGACGAGAGTCATTATCTTGAGATGGAAGACGACAGTAGAAATGATGGATATGAAATCATGAATTATGCTGTGATCCAATCAGGATTAATTTTAATTCTTATTAACTGCGTTCTCTTTATCAAACCTTCTTTGCAGATGGTGCCTCCAGCGAGTGGCTCTGCAGTTGAAGAACGGTGAGATTGTGGACATTTTCCCTGGAACAGAATGAGACTAGTTTTATGAACATGGAGATATTGGGACTAGCGTGAAACATGTGAGGTCCTCTCACACTGTACTCAGTCGAACGGTACACATTAACCCTGTGAGTACAAAAAGAGTTAAGCCGGTCATTCAGTGAAAAAGTGGCTAATGTTTGTGAATAAAGTGAAAGGTGAGTTTAGTGGTTTTTATTTATACAGAAAATGTTCCAAAGACAGaataaatgtgtattaaaaTAGAGATTGTCTGATGGACGATGATTCCAATAAAACCACTTATATTCATCCATTAAAAAACCCACTGGCAAAAATAACAACGTAACTATCTCTGCCTCTGATAAATAAATTATGTTTTCTAATCCATGCTTACAttagaatgtgtgagtgtgtgttgccctgtgaaggactggcgccccctccagggtgtgttcccaccttgcacccagtgattccaggtaggctccagacccactgcgaccctgaactggataagcgtttacagacaatgaatgaataaatgaacgtTCACATTAAACGTTATAAGCAGTTGCTCCCTTGTCAGATTCAATtgaatattcaaacatttttggtaccaaaaaaaaatccatattgGTCTAAATATAATGCCATGATCTAAGTGATGGTCATGGTGCTATATTTCAACCTAAAATGTTAGCCTTTAGGCTACAAACTCTCCCATAATCTCACTCATGGTAGACAATAGCTTCTAGAATTTTCCATTTCACTTTAAATGGAGCAGCAGTTGCATTCAGGCACCTGAAGAGTCTGACGGTTTATTATAACAGTTTATTAAGCATCTATAACACATCCAGTATATGAATGCAGGTCTGCTCTGTGGGTAATCTTCTGATTTGCATATATTAGTACACTGTACTGTGATTGGCTCATGGTCGTGAGAAAGGTTTGTACTTTACACTGGTGACACCTAACACAGAATTATAGCGGTTCCATAAGAGCCCACTTCTTAGAATACAGGATTTTTCCGCAGGTCTTTAATAGATGTTGATTGTTCCACTAGAGGGCGCTCTTGGCTATGTTTTAGTTTTTGGGCCTTCAGTCAGTCTCCTGGAAATCTAGAGCACGGCCCACTCCCAAGAGTGACATATTGTGGCTAGTTGATCGCTTCATTAGTTTCCCTTCAGAATTACAACTCTACAAAAATGGGTTTATATTTTCCAACTAAAATTCTTAGTTAGAAGTGCAGTTTCAGGGTTTTGAGAACAAATGTAGTAAGATGTTTCACTGTGGGCTTGGAAGAAATTG belongs to Hoplias malabaricus isolate fHopMal1 chromosome 9, fHopMal1.hap1, whole genome shotgun sequence and includes:
- the coa1 gene encoding cytochrome c oxidase assembly factor 1 homolog isoform X2, producing the protein MARSTNLLQQMTIFVTVVTGGGCGMMYYLMQKNFAKSEYYRLAVEQLNGNSTAMASLGAPPLKIHNIHLTDRNNRVDHASAQLKIPVTGSKTGGYLYTTSTRDTLMNRWCLQRVALQLKNGEIVDIFPGTE
- the coa1 gene encoding cytochrome c oxidase assembly factor 1 homolog isoform X1, whose amino-acid sequence is MDSALLLKGFLGDSRWDGEVFFPPTMARSTNLLQQMTIFVTVVTGGGCGMMYYLMQKNFAKSEYYRLAVEQLNGNSTAMASLGAPPLKIHNIHLTDRNNRVDHASAQLKIPVTGSKTGGYLYTTSTRDTLMNRWCLQRVALQLKNGEIVDIFPGTE